The genomic interval CCAGGGCGAAGAAGGGCGCGTTCCAGTTGAAGCCCGCCGGCACCAGGTTCCCTTGGGCGTCGCGGAGGAGCCAGTCGGGATGCTCGGCGAACAGACGGCTGTGCGGGCTGACGATGAAAGGCGCCCACCAGATTCCGGGAGTGCGGTCGGCCTGGCGAATGCGCCGGGCCAGGGCGTCCATCCCAGCGGGGAATTTGGCGTTGGGCTCCCAGTCCCCAATGGCCTGTTGCCAGTCGTCGTCGATCTGGAACACTTCGTAGGGCAGCCCGTCCAGCCCGGCCAGGACATGTTCCAGCAGGGGG from Anaerolineae bacterium carries:
- a CDS encoding alpha-galactosidase — translated: MQDISHPLLEHVLAGLDGLPYEVFQIDDDWQQAIGDWEPNAKFPAGMDALARRIRQADRTPGIWWAPFIVSPHSRLFAEHPDWLLRDAQGNLVPAGFNWNAPFFAL